In Synechococcus sp. CC9616, the following are encoded in one genomic region:
- a CDS encoding dTDP-4-dehydrorhamnose 3,5-epimerase family protein has product MAAELFSTPLEGVWELRSQPFQDHRGAFLNAFRLQDPLFQQVWRDRPIAQVNLSCTEAVGTVRGLHLQAFPHAEAKLVRALRGRVWDVVVDLRESSFTFGRWHAVELSPEQGNALLIPEGCGHGFQVLEPSSELLYLHSGAWIPEAEGGIRWDDETLAIDWPKPVSALSERDQLLPRLELKP; this is encoded by the coding sequence GTGGCCGCTGAATTGTTCAGCACACCCCTGGAGGGTGTATGGGAGCTTCGGTCCCAACCTTTCCAGGATCACCGTGGCGCTTTTTTGAATGCGTTTCGGCTTCAGGACCCGCTGTTTCAACAGGTGTGGCGAGATCGACCGATTGCCCAGGTGAATTTAAGTTGCACGGAAGCGGTGGGCACCGTGCGTGGCTTGCATTTGCAGGCCTTTCCCCATGCAGAGGCCAAGCTAGTGAGAGCTTTGCGCGGCCGTGTTTGGGATGTCGTGGTTGATTTGCGCGAGTCCTCCTTCACCTTCGGACGCTGGCATGCAGTGGAGCTGAGCCCAGAGCAGGGCAATGCCCTGCTGATCCCTGAGGGCTGTGGCCATGGTTTTCAGGTTTTGGAACCCTCTAGTGAACTGTTGTACTTGCACTCAGGCGCCTGGATTCCTGAGGCTGAAGGTGGGATTCGATGGGATGATGAAACATTGGCGATTGATTGGCCAAAGCCTGTGTCTGCCCTTAGCGAGCGAGATCAGTTGTTGCCTCGCCTGGAGTTGAAACCATGA